The genomic segment CTGGCAACTAAGATCAAGGGTTGCGCTCGTTGCGGGACTTAACCCAACATCTCACGACACGAGCTGACGACAACCATGCACCACCTGTCACCACTGTCCCCGAAGGGAAAGGCGTATCTCTACACCGGTCAGTGGGATGTCAAGACCTGGTAAGGTTCTTCGCGTTGCTTCGAATTAAACCACATGCTCCACCGCTTGTGCGGGTCCCCGTCAATTCCTTTGAGTTTCAGCCTTGCGGCCGTACTCCCCAGGCGGAGTGCTTAATGCGTTAGCTGCAGCACTAAGGGGCGGAAACCCCCTAACACTTAGCACTCATCGTTTACGGCGTGGACTACCAGGGTATCTAATCCTGTTTGCTCCCCACGCTTTCGCGCCTCAGCGTCAGTTACAGACCAGAAAGCCGCCTTCGCCACTGGTGTTCCTCCACATCTCTACGCATTTCACCGCTACACGTGGAATTCCGCTTTCCTCTTCTGTACTCAAGTTCTCCAGTTTCCAATGACCCTCCACGGTTGAGCCGTGGGCTTTCACATCAGACTTAAAGAACCGCCTGCGCGCGCTTTACGCCCAATAATTCCGGACAACGCTTGCCACCTACGTATTACCGCGGCTGCTGGCACGTAGTTAGCCGTGGCTTTCTAATAAGGTACCGTCATGGCACGGGCAGTTACTCCCGTACGTGTTCTTCCCTTACAACAGAGCTTTACGATCCGAAAACCTTCTTCGCTCACGCGGCATTGCTCCATCAGACTTTCGTCCATTGTGGAAGATTCCCTACTGCTGCCTCCCGTAGGAGTCTGGGCCGTGTCTCAGTCCCAGTGTGGCCGATCACCCTCTCAGGTCGGCTACGCATCGTCGCCTTGGTAGGCCATTACCCCACCAACTAGCTAATGCGCCGCGGGCCCATCCTACAGTGACAGCCGAAACCGTCTTTCAGAGTTTGTCCATGCGGACAAACTGATTATTCGGTATTAGCCCCGGTTTCCCGGAGTTATCCCCATCTGTAGGGCAGGTTGCCCACGTGTTACTCACCCGTCCGCCGCTAAAATCAGAGAGCAAGCTCTCGTCATTCCGCTCGACTTGCATGTATTAGGCATGCCGCCAGCGTTCGTCCTGAGCCAGGATCAAACTCTCCATAATAGAAGAAAATGAATAGCTCATTTCTTGCTGACTCGAATCCGAAGATTCTTGTGTGTGTTTCTTTTCAACCAACCAAAGCTGATTTAGTTAGAAACGTTTTGCTTAAGTGCGTTAGCACTCTCGCTGTATTTCATTGATGTTTTGCTGTTCAGTTTTCAAGGTTCATGTCGGAAGAATCAACTTGCATTCTTCATTTTAAGTTGTTGTCATTGTTTTGGTGACAACTTTTATATCATAACATTTCGTTTCGTTCATGTCAACAACTAATTTCAATTTCTTTTTCGTTGTTTTCATTATGTCGCAAACGCAACTTTTTAAATATACCAGTCTATCTTATAAAATGCAAGTCTTATTTAAAAAAAGTTTTTGTATTGTAGAAGCTAGTTGTAGCTTTCTTACTTTCGTGTAGCTTAATAATGTATTTAAGGGATATTAGACTGTTAAACCCCTCTTATTTTCTTTAACTACGATTCTGGAACCCCAATATAAACTTTACATCTCCCTTCCTCTTCTATTAGTAATTGCACATTAAAAATGAACAAACTATAACTTTCTATATATACGGGTTAAAAACATAGAACCAGTTACATTTTAGGCTCCGTTAATTATATTCTTAATGAGTCATCAGCCTCGACTCTATCTCTTCCTTTAACAATAATACTGATACATCGTCTCAGTGTCTTGAGTATGTCCAATGTCGAACCTCTAATTTCCGTATCCAAACATGATTTGTCCTTACAGCTGAAGGTATATGATTACTTATCCGATCTAGCTAACTTTTGATACTCTTTACTTTCCACTATAAGCAACATCATCTCCTCTTGAATAAGCGTAGTAATTCCTATCCAAGGGTCTTTACCCAACTGGTACAAGTTTAAGCTGACACTTACCAGCTAATCCACTTCTTCATTCAAAGTCACTCTCCTTTCATCTTCCTTCCTCCCTAGTCAGGAAGACACTGAAACATTCTTAACGACCAGCAAGTTTCAATACTCAGGATACGAATAACCTTTACTACTATTTTACTTATAGAACCATTATTACTTCTATGTATCAGAATATCGAGGAATTGAAACCGGCCCAAATAGTGGTCGTGGTATTTAGTCGCCCTACCATAAAACGAATGTAATAATTATTGTTATTTTAGATGTGGTAAATGCCTCCTACTCGCCTAATTTAAATTCCATCCGCCTAGAAGGTATAAAGCTCCATACCATTGCTTTTTGGCATGGGTGGTTAAAGCCCACCATGTACTGATACAATGCGGAATATTAGCTGATAACCTTTGAATCCATATCGTTATCTAATTAAGCCTTAACAAGTCACCCTCACCCAAGGACATCTAAATAAGCAGCCGTTTGACGGTCTCAAGTAATAAGAATCTATTCACGACTAATGCCTCGATATTAGATTGAAGTACAGGGCGCTGAAACGGATAGTAGTAGATGGACGTCTAATTAATAACAAGGAGGTTAGGACTAATGGAATTTAAAAGATTATTATTTATTATTGCGTTAGTAGTGCTATTGCTAACTGGTTGTGCAAAAAACAAGCAATTCAATAATAGATCATCTGATAATATTATTGATACTGGATATGTTGTAAAAGTTGATGGAGATCGATTTTTGTTCACCTCAAAATCAATGATTAAATCACAAGATATTGAAGAGCTGAATTCACAGATAGATTGGAATCCAACTGAATCTCTGACATGGGAACAACGAACATCATCGGTATGGCTACCTATGAAAGACGTTCCTGGGACTTTAACTGTAGGTGACGAAATAGATGTAAGCTACTATACTCAATTAGATTCAAATCCACAGTTTGGAGGATTTAACAGAATCGAAATTGTGCATGAAAACTAGGGGATGCACTTATTAAACATTCCGCTCTCATAATTTATAGCGAAATAGACTTGGATCTACTATTGTAGATCCAAGTCTATTTTAATTTTCATTAAATCAACTTTAAAATATAACATAGTACCACATGTGTTGATTACCCACAGTTAACCAGTAATGACTGCTTACTTTTACGATTAAACACTAGAAGCCCCATCTACAGGTGCTGTTGGGTTGATTTGGACTGAATGACTACTGTACCCATTATAGGGATTTCTGCTATGTAGGGTGGTCGTTCATCCGTCACTCTCCAAACATTCTAGTATGCGAAGTGCTAAAGCTTTTGGGAACAAGTGCATAACCACTTTCCTCTCTAGAAAGACAGTTATTCGTTCCTCTTCCAAAATAGTTGCATTTTTCATTTGAACTTTGGAGGTATGCGATGGACAGATAATCGTAACAGGATGACCAAGGAGAAATGAATTGAAATTCCTCCCAAAAAGATGTGGCTGGGGTGAAGCATTCATTTCCAGCCACCTTTAACTCGCGGTAAAGGTGGCGTGATCATATCGTCCAAAGCAAGCCGGAACTGGACAAGGTTACATGTAGACTTTTGTGCATTTCTTACAGGTGCTTTATTTAAGATAGTGGTTAATTAACAGTCATAACATAGTATAAGGTCAGATTCACATTTTGACGATAGGCGAATGTTTCGACTTTATACTTATCGCCAAACACGACCTCAAATCATTATTGAAAATTAAAAATAAACACAAAAAAAGCCACTACCTATAAGGTAATGACCTTTCAATGAGACCGGCGACGTCCTACTCTCGCAGGGGGAAACCCCCAACTACCATCGGCGCTGAAGAGCTTAACTTCCGTGTTCGGGATGGGAACGGGTGTGACCTCTTCGCAATCGTCACCAGACTCTTTGAGCTTGTTCGCTCAAAACTGAATAAAACAGACATTGTGCTACACGAATCAGGGTAATCAAGCCCTTTTCCAAATTGGTTAAGTCCTCGATCGATTAGTATCCGTCAGCTCCACACGTCGCCGTGCTTCCACCCCAGACCTATCAACCTCATCTTCTTTGAGGGATCTTACTTACTTGCGTAATGGGAAATCTCATCTCGAGGGGGGCTTCATGCTTAGATGCTTTCAGCATTTATCCCGTCCATACATAGCTACCCAGCGATGCCTTTGGCAAGACAACTGGTACACCAGAGGTATGTCCATCCCGGTCCTCTCGTACTAAGGACAGCTCCTCTCAAATTTCCTGCGCCCGCGACGGATAGGGACCGAACTGTCTCACGACGTTCTGAACCCAGCTCGCGTACCGCTTTAATGGGCGAACAGCCCAACCCTTGGGACCGACTACAGCCCCAGGATGCGATGAGCCGACATCGAGGTGCCAAACCTCCCCGTCGATGTGGACTCTTGGGGGAGATAAGCCTGTTATCCCCGGGGTAGCTTTTATCCGTTGAGCGATGGCCCTTCCATGCGGAACCACCGGATCACTAAGCCCGTCTTTCGACCCTGCTCGACTTGTAGGTCTCGCAGTCAAGCTCCCTTATGCCTTTGCACTCTACGAATGATGTCCAACCATTCTGAGGGAACCTTTGGGCGCCTCCGTTACTCTTTAGGAGGCGACCGCCCCAGTCAAACTGCCCGCCTGACACTGTCTCCTGCCCCGATAAGGGGCATGGGTTAGAAGTCCAATACAGCCAGGGTAGTATCCCACCAACGCCTCATCCGAAGCTAGCGCTCCGGAATCCAAGGCTCCTACCTATCCTGTACAGGCTGCACCGGAATTCAATATCAGGTTACAGTAAAGCTCCACGGGGTCTTTCCGTCCTGTCGCGGGTAACCTGCATCTTCACAGGTATTATAATTTCACCGAGTCTCTCGTTGAGACAGTGCCCAGATCGTTACGCCTTTCGTGCGGGTCGGAACTTACCCGACAAGGA from the Sporosarcina psychrophila genome contains:
- a CDS encoding DUF3221 domain-containing protein, translating into MEFKRLLFIIALVVLLLTGCAKNKQFNNRSSDNIIDTGYVVKVDGDRFLFTSKSMIKSQDIEELNSQIDWNPTESLTWEQRTSSVWLPMKDVPGTLTVGDEIDVSYYTQLDSNPQFGGFNRIEIVHEN